Sequence from the Actinocatenispora sera genome:
GCACGCCGTCCCCCGGCAGGCACACCGCCGGCAGCCACATCGGCGCGCTCGTCCCCGGCAGCCACATCGGCACGCTCGTCCCTGGCCGGCCCGCCGGGCGGCGGGTCCCCGGCGGGCGCGTGCAGTTGGGCGATATCGGCGCGCACCAGCGTGACCCGGTCGCGTACCGTGGCCGGTTCGACGCTCAGCGCCGCCTCGAAGTCGGCCAGCAGCCGGTCGGACCCGTCGAGGCCGGTCACCCGGTGCCCGCGCCGGGCCAGCCGCAGCGCCTGGGTGCCCTGGCCGCAGCCGACGTCGAGCACCCGCCGCGGTGGCGCGTCCGGTACCTGCTCGGCCAGTTGCCGCGCCACGAGCTCCTGCCGAACCGCCTGCCGCAGCGACCCGAGGCGGGCCCGCCACTCCGGCTCGCCGGCGGCGAACCCGGTCACGACCGGTCCAGGAACGCGGTCATTCGACGGCGCTTCTCGTCGTCCTCGAACAGCACCGCCTGGGCCAGCTGCTCGATCTGCGGGTGCGCGTCGGCCGGCGCGTCGACGGCAAGCTTGGTGAGCCGCAACGCGAGCGGTGAGACCTTCGCCATCCGGTCCAGCAGCGCGTGCGCGGTCGCCAGCAGCTCGTCGGCCGGCACCACCTGCGACACCAGCCGTACCGCCAGCGCGTCCGCGGCGGTGAGCCGGCGGCCGGTGTACAGCAGTTCCTTGGCGAGCGACTCGCCGACCAGCTGCGGCAGCCGGTAGAGCGCGCCGGCGCCGGCGACGATGCCGAGCCGCACCTCGGGCTGGCCGAAGAAGCTGCGGTCGGTGCAGATCCGCACGTCGCAGGCGTAGCAGAGTTCGGCGCCGCCACCCAGCGCCGGCCCGTCGACGGCGGCGACGCTCGGCATCGGCAGCGACCGGATGTGCTGCATGATGCCGTGGTTGATGCCCGCGAGCGCGTCGTACCGGTCACGGTCGCGCAGCTGCGCGATGTCCACCCCAGCCGCGAAGATCCCGTCGGTACCGCCGGTGAGCAGCAGCAGTTTCGGCTCGCGGGTGAGCTTGTCGCACACCGCGTGCAACTCGTCGACCATCTCCGCGTCGATCGCGTTGCGCTTGTCCGGCCGGTGCAGCGTGACGACCACCCGGTCGTCTCGCTCGTCGACCAGCAGCGTCCGGTAGTCCGTCACCGTCCCCCTCCGTTCGCCGCGCCGGGTCGGCGTCGCCGGTGCTCATCGACGACCTCCGGCCCAGCGGCCCGCCGACCGCGCCCGGCGTTACTCATCGACGACCTTCTTGCCGTCGACCCAGCGGTAGAAGCCCTGGCCGGACTTGCGGCCGAGCCGGCCCTCGGCGACCATCCGCTGCAACAGGTCCGGCGGCGCGAACCGGTCCCCGTACGCCTCCCGCAGCGTCTCGGCGATCGCCAGCCGCACGTCCAGCCCGACCACGTCGGTCAACTCCAGCGGGCCCATCGGATGCCGGTACCCGAGGGTCATCGCGGTGTCGATGTCGGCCGGGCTCGCGACCTTGGCCTCGACCATCCGGATCGCCTCCAGGCCAAGCGCCACGCCGAGCCGGGAGGACGCGAACCCGGGTGCATCGGCCACCACGATCGGCTCCTTGCCCAGCCGTACCGCGAGGGCCAGCGCCGCGTCCGTGGTGGCCGCCGCGGTGTCCGGGCCGACCACGACCTCCAGCAGCCGCATCGACCAGACCGGGTTGAAGAAGTGCAGCCCGCAGAACCGGTCCGGGCTGGCCAGGACGGCGGCCAGCGCGCCGATCGCGATGCTGGAGGTGTTGCTGGCCAACAGATCCGGCCGCAGCCGCTCCGCCTCGCGCAGCACCTGCCGCTTCAGCTCGACCCGCTCCGGTACCGCCTCGATCACCACGGACGGCTCCGAAGGCAGGTCGGCCAGCGCGGTCGCGGTGGTCAGCCGGTCCCGGGCGGCGGCCGCGTCGGCGGCGTCCTGCCGGCCGGTGCGCACCGCCTTGTCCCACCGGGCGGCCAGCGTCGCGAGCGCCGCGGCGGCCCGGCCGCCGTCGACCTCGACCAGCTCGACCTGGTACCCGGCGTTCGCGGCGACGTAGCCGATCCCGCTGCCCATCGTGCCGCCTCCGATCACCACCAGCCGCTCGGCCACCCGTACCTCCCACCGCTCGACGACGCTGTCGAGCCGACCCTACCGGCGCCGCTGTGCACCACCGCCGGCGTCATCGCGCCGCTGTGCACCACCGCCGGCGTCAGCCCACCGCTGTGCACCATCGCCGGTGTCATCGCGCCGCCGAGCGCCGGGACGGTTGCGGAGTCGGCCGCCGAGCTCGCGATCTCGCGCACGTGTCCACATAGCGACTGGTAGCGTGGATTCGGCCTCTAAGTTCCGATCGTCGTGCCAAGTACCGTTGTGTCATGTCAGGGGAGGCCAAGGCCGCGCCCGAACAGCCGGATTCCTCTGGTCTCGGGTCGTTGCTGAAGGTCTCCGGCGCGGTCGTCGCGCTCCTGGCCGGCATCCACGCGCTGACCGGGTGGAACCCGATCAGCCTCGTTCACCCGGAGCCACGCGCCGAGTTCGTCGTCGTCTCATACGAGTTCGCCGGATCGCCCTGCGATCCCGGCTGTGGCATGCATGCCATCCTGCGCAACAACGGCGGCCGCGCCGGGGCGGCAGAGGCGGTCAGCCGCCGCTGAAGCCGTGCAGCAGGTAGACGACGATCCACAGGGCGGTGGCGAGGACACCGATGGAACTGGCCATGCCGAGCCGGTTGTCCGGGCTGATCCGCTGCCGGCGGGCGGACACGGTACCGATGCCGACCAGGATCAGCGCGATCACCGAGGCACCGGGTACCAGCAGGCCCGCGATGGCGAGGGCGCAGGACCAGCCGCCGAGCGGGGTGCGCTGCTCCCGGCCGTACCGGCTGGCGACCGGGATGCCGAGAGCGACGAGTCGCTGCCGGGCGAGCAGGATCTCCCGGACGCACCGTTCCAGCGCCGGTGTCCGCGGGTTCGGGTTGCGCGCCGCCTCCCAGTACGACGGGTAGCCGCTGCGGCTGATCTCCACCGCGAGCTTCGCCTGCGCCCGCTGCAGCCTGCGTACCGTCCGGTCGGCGCGCAGGCCCGCCTTGGCCGCGGCGCGCTTGCGGGCGGCGCTCCGGCCGCGCGCGGTGACCAGCGCGTCCATCTCGTCCGGCGCGACCAGGATCGGCTCGATGCCGTTCAGCCGGCCCAGGTAGTACCCGGCCTCGTGCCGGCGGGCCACCCGCAGCATCAGCAGCACGGCGACGAACCCCGGGATGCCCTTGATCAGCAGCCCGGCGATCAGGCCGCCGACGCCGATGCCGAACCCGTCCCGCAGCAGCGGCGAGTTCCAGACGAAGTGCAGCGTCCAGGCGCCGAGGTAGGCGAGGACCGCGACGCCGACCCGGATCCGCAGCGGCCGGTCGGTACGAACCACCGCATAGCCGACGCCGGCCCCGACCAGCGCGGTGAACAGCGTGTGGCTCCACAGACCGCCCAGGAACCCCCGGACCAGGAAGGTCGCCACGACCGGCATGATCGTGTCGCCGTCGCCGGCGATTACCACCGAGTTGATGGAGTAGACGAAGTCCTCGACGACCTGGAAGCCGAGACCGACGAGCGCCCCGTAGACGAAGCCGTCCACGACACTGTTGACGTGCCGCTTGGCCAGCAGCACGATCGCGACCACGCCGAGCGCCTTGAGCGTCTCCTCGTTGGTCGGGCCGACGATCGCCGGCGCCCAGCGGTCGGCGAAGCTCGGCGAGAAGACCTTGGCGAGGATCTCCTGGGCCGCGGTGTTGCCGATGTTGGCCATCGCGGTCGCCACCAGCCCGCCCCAGCAGAACGCCGTGGCGAGCAGCACGAACGGTTCTCGTTCCAGCCAGTCGACCTCGCGGACAACCCAGATGAACGGCACCGCGTACGCGGCGAACAGCACGAACGCCACCGCGGAGGCGCGCGGGTACAGCCGGACCGCGTCGGCGAAGATCAGCCCGATCCGCCAGGCGCCGATCGCGACGAGCACGGCGACCATCCACACCGCGGGCATCCGCAGCTGGACCGCGGGGCCGGAGGCGGCCGGCGGCGGCGCCACCGGCGGGCGTTCGGCGATGCCCGCCCGGTGCCGACCGTCATGGGACAGCGGGCGACGCGCACCGAGCCGTTTGGTGATCTTGCGAGTCGGCTCGGCACCGTCCTCGGGTACCGTGCCGGACGTCACGACGCACCGAACCGCACGCTACGGATCATGGCGGTCAGGTCCGTACCCTCCTTGCGCAGGTCCGACCCGTCCCCGGCCATGCTG
This genomic interval carries:
- a CDS encoding enoyl-CoA hydratase/isomerase family protein — its product is MTDYRTLLVDERDDRVVVTLHRPDKRNAIDAEMVDELHAVCDKLTREPKLLLLTGGTDGIFAAGVDIAQLRDRDRYDALAGINHGIMQHIRSLPMPSVAAVDGPALGGGAELCYACDVRICTDRSFFGQPEVRLGIVAGAGALYRLPQLVGESLAKELLYTGRRLTAADALAVRLVSQVVPADELLATAHALLDRMAKVSPLALRLTKLAVDAPADAHPQIEQLAQAVLFEDDEKRRRMTAFLDRS
- a CDS encoding 3-hydroxyacyl-CoA dehydrogenase family protein — protein: MAERLVVIGGGTMGSGIGYVAANAGYQVELVEVDGGRAAAALATLAARWDKAVRTGRQDAADAAAARDRLTTATALADLPSEPSVVIEAVPERVELKRQVLREAERLRPDLLASNTSSIAIGALAAVLASPDRFCGLHFFNPVWSMRLLEVVVGPDTAAATTDAALALAVRLGKEPIVVADAPGFASSRLGVALGLEAIRMVEAKVASPADIDTAMTLGYRHPMGPLELTDVVGLDVRLAIAETLREAYGDRFAPPDLLQRMVAEGRLGRKSGQGFYRWVDGKKVVDE
- a CDS encoding PrsW family intramembrane metalloprotease is translated as MTSGTVPEDGAEPTRKITKRLGARRPLSHDGRHRAGIAERPPVAPPPAASGPAVQLRMPAVWMVAVLVAIGAWRIGLIFADAVRLYPRASAVAFVLFAAYAVPFIWVVREVDWLEREPFVLLATAFCWGGLVATAMANIGNTAAQEILAKVFSPSFADRWAPAIVGPTNEETLKALGVVAIVLLAKRHVNSVVDGFVYGALVGLGFQVVEDFVYSINSVVIAGDGDTIMPVVATFLVRGFLGGLWSHTLFTALVGAGVGYAVVRTDRPLRIRVGVAVLAYLGAWTLHFVWNSPLLRDGFGIGVGGLIAGLLIKGIPGFVAVLLMLRVARRHEAGYYLGRLNGIEPILVAPDEMDALVTARGRSAARKRAAAKAGLRADRTVRRLQRAQAKLAVEISRSGYPSYWEAARNPNPRTPALERCVREILLARQRLVALGIPVASRYGREQRTPLGGWSCALAIAGLLVPGASVIALILVGIGTVSARRQRISPDNRLGMASSIGVLATALWIVVYLLHGFSGG